The region GCCTAAAAATGAGAAAATAGCTAGCGAGATTTTTAACCTATGTGAGAAATTTGGAGCGAGATTTATTGTAAATGATGACATTTCTTTTGCTGCACGTATCGGCGCAAAGTCTGTACATTTAGGAAAAGATGACGCGAGCATAAAAGAGGCATATGAAATTTTAGGAAATGACTCTTATGTGGGAGTTAGCTGTTATGATAGTTTAGATCTTGCCATTAAAGCTAAGCAAAATGGCGCTAGCTACGTGGCTTTTGGCGCGATGTTTAAAAGTCCTACAAAGCCAAATGCACCACTTTGTAGTCATGAAGCGGTCTTGCAGGCCAAAAAATTAGGAGCGTGTGTGTGCGTGATAGGCGGCATAAATGCTAGCAATATCTCAAATGTCGCTAGACTAAAACCAGATATGATCGCTATAATATCTGCGATCTATAAAGATGGCATGATAAAGAGAAATTTAGAAAATTTGCAAAGAAATTTATCTCTTTAAGAAATATGCTAAAAATGAATATATAAATATATTTAAAATAGTGATGTAAACGCATCTAAATGAGTTTAAGTTTTTGCTTTATTTAAGAAAGCTTTTACTACAATCTATAAAATTTTTTACGTTTATCACTAAGATGCTTTAAAACAAAAGGAGCAATATGCAACCTATTTTTACAACCAAAATAACAAAATTTAGGGGTGTAAATAAAGAAGTAGTTGATGATATCTTGGTGCGTGAGATCAAGCTTGAAATTTACATAAATGACAAAAAATTTGGTGCCGTTATGGCAACGCCTACCGATCAAAAGGCGCTTGCTGTGGGCTATTTGATCAGTGAAAACGTCATCACAAAGCCAGAGGACATAACAGAAGTTAGGCTCTCAAGCGACGAGCTAAGCGTCTATGTAAGCGCCAAAGTGAACGAAAAGCGCCTAGAGCAGTTTGACGAAGAAAAGGTCATAATAAGTGGCTGTGGCAGAAGCTCAACGGCAAACATCGACCCACAGGCGATGGCAGCAAGAGCCGTAAAAAGCGGAGCTAAATTTAACAAAGATATGATCCTTGCTCAAATGAGGGAGTTTTACACGCAGTGCGAGCTTTATGAGATGACTGGCTGCGTGCATACGGCAAAGCTCTTTGTGAGCGAAGATAAATTTTACATAGGCGAGGATATCGCTCAGCACAATACGATCGATAAAGCCGTTGGCAAGGCCGTTTTAGACGGAGCTAACTTAGCAAATTCATTTTTGATGGTGAGTGGCAGACTTAGCTCAGAGATGGTCGCAAAGGCCGTTATGCACGGGGTGCCAGCGCTTATCTCAAGGACAGCGCCAACTAGCCTTGGCGTGGTGATCGCTCGTAAATTTGAGCTAACACTTTGTGGTTTTGCAAGGGGCGAAAATATCAACGTTTATAGCGGCGAAGAGAGAATTTATGAGTAAAAATTTAGAAGAGCTAATAAAACAAACGCTAAATAAAAGCGGCAAACTTGACTGCGGCACGGCTTTTAAGATCGCAAACAAGCTTGGCATAGAGGTCGGCGAGGTAAGCGACGAGGCAACCAGGCTTGGCATCAAGATAGACAACTGCGAGCTTGGACAGTTTGGTGGCTTGGATAAAGACCGCGGTAAATTTACATTGTCGCTAAAACTAAAAGAAGTGAGCGACGAAAAGGGCAGAGTTTTTTGCAAAGATGCAAGAGAGATGGCGGCGGCTAACGGCGGGCTAAAGACCATGCGCTCGACGCTTAGAGACTACGGCTTTGATGTGAAGTACTGTCAGCTAGGCTGTTTTAAGGAAAAGAAAGGCAAAAAGATGAGAGTAAAGACAAAGACTTGGATAGAAAACGACGAGGGCGAGCTTATATTTGGCAAGGGCAAAACCGAGGTTTTAGACGTTATAGCCGAGGTTGGCTCGATATCAAAGGCAGCTGAAATTTTAGGTATGAACTATAAAAAATGCTGGTCGCATCTACAAATTTTGCAAAAAAATTTAAAAGAAGATCTCTTTACGACCAAGCAAGGTGGCGGAGATAGCGCTGGCACTACGCTAAATGATAGAGCACACGAGCTTATAAACGCCTATAAACAGCTTCAAAACGACATCGAAGACTACGCAAATAAGCGCTTTAAAGAGCTATTTTTAAAACAAGACGAGAAGAAAAACGATAAAAAATAAACCAAATTTTTAAAAGGAGAAAAACATGTATGTAAAACTAAATGACAGGACTTATCTAAACAAAGATAAGATCACTAGAATCAAGATCGATAGCGTTCAAGACGGCATTCGTATCCGTTTTTATGAGGGTGCAAACCAAGTTGCTAAGAGCCAAAGATTTGAGAGTGAAGCAAAAGCTAACGAGTGGTTAGAGAAAAACTTCTTAAACAAATAAACAGACGCGAGTGGGCGCCCTGCCCGCTTGTAACCTCACTTTATACAAAATTTCATTATAATCGCGCTTTTAACCAAAAGGAAAATCGTGCCAACCATAGATGAAGTAAGAAAAAATATCATTTTAAAAGATGGAATTTACTATTTTGACTACACAGCTTCAGGACTTGCCTATGCGCCTATCGAAGATGAAATTTCAAAATTTTTAAAAACCTACGCAAACACTCACTCAGACAGCAGTTCAAGCGCCGTGCTAACGCAAAAACGCTATGAAAACGCAAGAGCCGAGCTAAAGGAGCTTTTGGGGCTTGATGATAGCTTTTATCTAATAGCAACAGGTCAAGGCGCAACGGCTGCGATAAAGAAATTTCAGGAGATAATGGGAATTTATCTGCCGCCAGCAACAAGAGAGCTTATTGGTACACAAAATTTAAGAAATGTAAAGGTGCCGCTTGCCATCATTTCGCCATATGAACATCACTCTGTTGAAGTTAGCTTAAGGGAGGGACTTTGCGATATAGAGCGTATAGGACTTGATGAAAGCGGCAAGATAGACATTCTTAATTTAAAACAAATTTTAAAGTTAAACTCAAAAAGAAAGATCATAGCTTGCTTTAGTGCCGCTTCAAACGTAACCGGCATAAAGAGTGACTATAAAGAAATTTACAGACTAGTTAAAGAACATGGCGGAATTTTTGCACTTGATGCTGCTACACTTAGTGCTTATGAAAATATTGATTGCAAGTATTTTGATGCATTGTTTCTCTCGCCTCATAAGCTACTTGGTGGAGTGGGCAGCTGCGGTCTTTTGGTGATCAAAAAAGAGCTCTGTAAAGATGTGCCAACATTTGCAGCTGGTGGCACAGTCAAATATGTAAGTAGAACATCACATCTTTTTGTAAATGAATTTGAGCATTTAGAAGAGGGTGGGACGCCGCCGATAATACAGCTAATACGTGCAAATTTAGCTTATAAACTAAGAAATGAGATTGGATTTGAGGTGATAAAAAAGGCCGAATATGAGCTTGGAAGCCTCTTTTGCGAGGAACTAAAAAATATAGATGAAGTTATAAATTATTGTCCTAAAAATGTAGAAAGATTGCCTATATTTGCTTTTAATATAAAAGATGTATCGCCTTATGATTTTGCGGCTAGTTTAAGCAATGACTTTGGTGTCCAAACACGTGCAGGCTGTGACTGTGCTGGTCCATATGGGCATGATTTGCTTCATTTAAAAGATAATGCTGTCTTTGACGTAAAACCTGGCTGGGTGCGCGTTAGTATACATTACACTCACACTAAAGAAGATATCAAATATCTTGTAAATGCCATAAAGTCTTGCATTAAAAAACATAAAGAGATGTGGGGAGAAGAAAAAGCGATGTACTCTATGTTTGGAGATAAATTTTAAATACTAAAAATTTGGTTTAGAAGCGAAATTTTATCAAGCTATATGTTCTATCAAACCTAAAAGTTAGCAGATTTTGCAGTATCCCAAAAAGTACCATGAAGGTGACGAAGCTGCTTCCGCCGTAGCTAAAAAACGGCAGCGGCACGCCCACAACCGGCGCAAAGCCGATCGTCATCGAGACATTTACCCCCACATAAACAAAGATGAGCGCGGCTATGCCAGTGGAGGTCACCTGCGTGAAATAATCATTCTTAAGCCCATAATTTAGGCTAAGTAAGTGCGTTATAAGCGCTCCATAAAGCCCCAGCAAAAGAAGCGCCCCATAAAAGCCAAAACGCTCGATATTGTAGGCAAAGATGAAGTCACTTGTGGCGATTGGCAAAAATTTAAAGTGCGTTTGCGTCGCCTCGTCCTTTGGCTTACCTTTTAGCCCGCCGCTACCTATGGCGATGATACTTTGTTTGACGTGGTAGCTTGGCTCTTCGGCGATGAAGTCGTGGATCCTCTTTTTTTGATAATCATGTAAATTTTCATATAAAACTGGCGCCGAAAATCCTATGGCAAGGATGATGCAGATCCAAATTTTCTTATTTACGCCGATGACAAAAAGGATGGTGTAGCCAACTATCAAAAGTATGAGCGCGGTGCCAAGATCAGGCTCTTTCATGATGAGCGCAAATGGCAAAAGTATGTAAAAACTAAGCCTTAAAAAGTCTTTTAGCCCATATCCATCGACTTCTGGCGGGCGCTGCTTAACTAGATAGGCCAGCATCAGCAAAAAGGCTGGCTTCATGAGCTCTGAGGGCTGAAGTGTGAAGTGAACGAAGGGAATTTCAAGCCAGCGCCTAGCTCCAAGCTTGCTAACGCCAAAGATATCAACG is a window of Campylobacter concisus DNA encoding:
- the thiE gene encoding thiamine phosphate synthase, which translates into the protein MAEIYAISDDMLMPENLALQYTREILECGVKFFQFRSKKEPKNEKIASEIFNLCEKFGARFIVNDDISFAARIGAKSVHLGKDDASIKEAYEILGNDSYVGVSCYDSLDLAIKAKQNGASYVAFGAMFKSPTKPNAPLCSHEAVLQAKKLGACVCVIGGINASNISNVARLKPDMIAIISAIYKDGMIKRNLENLQRNLSL
- a CDS encoding aminotransferase class V-fold PLP-dependent enzyme gives rise to the protein MPTIDEVRKNIILKDGIYYFDYTASGLAYAPIEDEISKFLKTYANTHSDSSSSAVLTQKRYENARAELKELLGLDDSFYLIATGQGATAAIKKFQEIMGIYLPPATRELIGTQNLRNVKVPLAIISPYEHHSVEVSLREGLCDIERIGLDESGKIDILNLKQILKLNSKRKIIACFSAASNVTGIKSDYKEIYRLVKEHGGIFALDAATLSAYENIDCKYFDALFLSPHKLLGGVGSCGLLVIKKELCKDVPTFAAGGTVKYVSRTSHLFVNEFEHLEEGGTPPIIQLIRANLAYKLRNEIGFEVIKKAEYELGSLFCEELKNIDEVINYCPKNVERLPIFAFNIKDVSPYDFAASLSNDFGVQTRAGCDCAGPYGHDLLHLKDNAVFDVKPGWVRVSIHYTHTKEDIKYLVNAIKSCIKKHKEMWGEEKAMYSMFGDKF
- the fdhD gene encoding formate dehydrogenase accessory sulfurtransferase FdhD, with product MQPIFTTKITKFRGVNKEVVDDILVREIKLEIYINDKKFGAVMATPTDQKALAVGYLISENVITKPEDITEVRLSSDELSVYVSAKVNEKRLEQFDEEKVIISGCGRSSTANIDPQAMAARAVKSGAKFNKDMILAQMREFYTQCELYEMTGCVHTAKLFVSEDKFYIGEDIAQHNTIDKAVGKAVLDGANLANSFLMVSGRLSSEMVAKAVMHGVPALISRTAPTSLGVVIARKFELTLCGFARGENINVYSGEERIYE
- a CDS encoding winged helix-turn-helix domain-containing protein, with the protein product MSKNLEELIKQTLNKSGKLDCGTAFKIANKLGIEVGEVSDEATRLGIKIDNCELGQFGGLDKDRGKFTLSLKLKEVSDEKGRVFCKDAREMAAANGGLKTMRSTLRDYGFDVKYCQLGCFKEKKGKKMRVKTKTWIENDEGELIFGKGKTEVLDVIAEVGSISKAAEILGMNYKKCWSHLQILQKNLKEDLFTTKQGGGDSAGTTLNDRAHELINAYKQLQNDIEDYANKRFKELFLKQDEKKNDKK
- a CDS encoding FtsW/RodA/SpoVE family cell cycle protein, coding for MIKLDRRILTHFDFIQPFLIIPIIAISYILVSEANDILANKQLVYFGIGFVSFCIAFLLPIRRIDWIIPMFYWVCIVLLLSVDIFGVSKLGARRWLEIPFVHFTLQPSELMKPAFLLMLAYLVKQRPPEVDGYGLKDFLRLSFYILLPFALIMKEPDLGTALILLIVGYTILFVIGVNKKIWICIILAIGFSAPVLYENLHDYQKKRIHDFIAEEPSYHVKQSIIAIGSGGLKGKPKDEATQTHFKFLPIATSDFIFAYNIERFGFYGALLLLGLYGALITHLLSLNYGLKNDYFTQVTSTGIAALIFVYVGVNVSMTIGFAPVVGVPLPFFSYGGSSFVTFMVLFGILQNLLTFRFDRTYSLIKFRF